In Mytilus galloprovincialis chromosome 1, xbMytGall1.hap1.1, whole genome shotgun sequence, the following are encoded in one genomic region:
- the LOC143051651 gene encoding uncharacterized protein LOC143051651: MKNATGIFAVIYISYILVLDVCDACGFNSYCTVEEWAPWSSCNASCGRGVQERQKRICCDTSLYHSLNGCLNGCNIPISWWDANGIEHKTCGKCQRGGTFDITQTSCICPSGYGGSCCDMRTTLPTTIKTTTPTTVPTTTKTTTIPSTSKTTKNMITSCTGNPCQQGTCIPMNNQYFCLCSPGYEGHDCDKDIDDCANTPCQYGTCKDMVDDFNCECVFFVKGKMCSKFTSWAIAFISLASLALLFAFCCCYRCIFGTDDEKKKVEPLRKKSVQYQAERPPPIERPPRYNDW, from the exons ATGAAAAACGCAACTGGGATTTTTGCTGTCATCTATATATCCTATATTTTAGTATTAGATGTGTGTGATGCATGTGGATTTAATAGTTATTGTACAGTGGAAGAATGGGCTCCATGGAGTTCATGTAATGCTTCATGTGGGAGAGGAGTACAAGAGAGGCAGAAGAGGATTTGCTGTGATACTTCCTTATATCACTCACTGAACGGGTGTTTAAACGGTTGTAACATTCCAATCAGTTGGTGGGACGCAAATGGAATAGAACACAAAACATGTGGAAAATGTCAGAGAGGAGGAACATTTGATATAACACAAACTAGTTGTATCTGTCCTTCTGGCTATGGCGGATCATGTTGTGATA TGCGAACAACACTACCTACAACCATAAAAACAACAACACCAACCACAGTACCAACGACGACAAAGACAACCACAATACCTTCAACATCAAAAACAACAAAGA ACATGATCACAAGTTGTACAGGAAATCCTTGTCAACAAGGAACATGTATACCAATGAATAATCAGTATTTCTGTCTGTGCTCTCCTGGATATGAGGGACATGATTGTGACAAAG ATATTGATGATTGTGCTAACACACCATGTCAGTACGGAACATGTAAAGATATGGTTGATGATTTTAATTGTGAATGTGTTTTTTTCGTGAAAGGCAAAATGTGCAGCAAAT TTACATCATGGGCAATTGCTTTTATTTCACTAGCATCACTAGCTCTACTTTTTGCGTTCTGTTGCTGTTACCGATGCATTTTTGGGAC CGATGACGAAAAAAAGAAAGTAGAACCACTGAGAAAAAAGTCAGTACAATACCAAGCAGAAAGACCACCACCAATAGAAAGACCACCACGTTATAATGATTGGTAG